A single window of Thalassomonas viridans DNA harbors:
- the pepN gene encoding aminopeptidase N, producing the protein MAIFKPNKRQLLLVTALSSALTVTGCSSTPDSPSAGKLRDKSEFLSGEYAKQRAAQISNVNYRLSLKIDHTSDTFSGSNTITFDLEKNNNRPLTIDFEEGEIASVSVNGQAAAFQFDKWFITIPAHQLVTGQNTLVINYSRKYSTDGSGFHRFVDPENKEVYLYTDFEPYDANRLFPHFDQPDLKARYTLDVLAPSHWQVISTTRENKITTEGDFKHWHFPQSAKISSYVFALHAGNYVVWEDKFEDIPLRLFARQSLAENVKTDDWFTPTKQSFKFFNDYFDIRYPFGKYDQIIAPDFNSGAMENVAAVTFNESYVSRGEKSTRARMNLANTIAHEMAHMWFGDLVTMRWWNGLWLNESFATYMANLAIDQASDFTNTWDYFYTGMKQWAYRSDDSVNTHAIELEVPTTGDALTNFDGITYGKGAAVLKQVYHYLGEEEFRTGVSNYLKKFAYKNTDLDDFMTELGKAAGKDLSQWTQDWLYQPGLNTIEASYQCEHGKISSFTLEQSAPKTYPTLREQRVQVGLYNFRQNTMALTDKIAVTYKGKSTSVDDAIGKACPDLVYPNEGDWGYVRVNLDAKSLAAAKQHINALDNATMRIMLWQSLFDSVRDAKLSAADFVDFALENIQGEKDHNVSRKIASSLTSTLRYLDMLTYQGRHDYSDKHNQVADTYYQLLSQAEAGSDAQKLWYSRFVSVANSPKHLAILADILDNKLSFDGLPIDQDKRWTLVAQLNRYQFADYQQRLTAETAQDNSDTGVNYGLYARVQRPQEKIKTEWFDTLINNPQQLKLARLRYIMAGLFPAEQQALKTPYRERIVGKLRALNDAGNIGLLNSFARMMLPEQCTSDNETFLAGLVKDSGHMKAVALKNIRASHQQVNRCNKILALVEKST; encoded by the coding sequence ATGGCGATTTTTAAGCCAAACAAACGCCAGCTACTGCTGGTCACCGCACTGAGTTCAGCCCTGACTGTAACCGGTTGCAGCTCAACCCCAGATAGTCCTAGTGCAGGAAAGCTGCGGGACAAAAGCGAGTTTTTATCCGGCGAGTACGCCAAACAAAGGGCGGCGCAAATAAGCAATGTTAATTACCGCTTGTCACTGAAAATAGACCATACCAGTGACACTTTTAGCGGCAGTAATACCATCACCTTTGATCTGGAGAAAAACAATAACCGGCCGCTGACCATAGACTTTGAAGAAGGCGAGATAGCCTCGGTTAGCGTCAACGGCCAGGCTGCAGCTTTTCAATTCGATAAATGGTTTATTACCATTCCCGCACACCAGCTGGTAACCGGCCAGAATACCCTGGTCATCAATTACTCCCGTAAATATTCCACCGACGGCTCAGGTTTCCACCGCTTTGTCGATCCTGAAAATAAAGAAGTATATTTATATACCGATTTTGAGCCTTATGACGCCAACCGCCTGTTTCCCCATTTCGACCAGCCGGACCTTAAGGCCCGTTACACCCTGGACGTCCTGGCCCCAAGCCACTGGCAGGTTATTTCCACCACACGGGAAAACAAGATCACAACCGAAGGCGACTTTAAACACTGGCATTTCCCCCAGTCGGCAAAGATTTCTTCCTATGTCTTTGCCCTGCATGCCGGCAATTATGTGGTCTGGGAAGACAAGTTCGAGGATATCCCGCTACGCCTGTTTGCCCGGCAAAGCCTGGCGGAAAATGTCAAAACAGACGACTGGTTTACCCCTACCAAGCAAAGCTTCAAGTTTTTTAACGACTATTTCGATATCCGCTACCCTTTCGGCAAATATGACCAAATCATAGCCCCGGACTTTAATTCCGGCGCCATGGAGAATGTTGCCGCGGTCACCTTTAATGAGTCCTACGTCAGCCGCGGCGAGAAATCGACCCGGGCACGGATGAACCTGGCCAATACCATAGCCCATGAAATGGCCCATATGTGGTTCGGCGATCTGGTCACCATGAGATGGTGGAACGGCTTATGGCTCAATGAAAGTTTTGCCACCTATATGGCCAACCTGGCCATAGACCAGGCCAGCGACTTTACCAATACCTGGGACTACTTTTATACCGGTATGAAGCAATGGGCCTACCGCAGCGACGACTCGGTCAACACCCATGCCATTGAACTGGAAGTGCCCACCACAGGCGATGCCCTGACCAACTTTGACGGCATCACCTACGGCAAAGGCGCTGCCGTACTTAAACAGGTATACCACTACCTGGGGGAAGAGGAATTCCGTACCGGTGTCAGCAACTACCTGAAAAAATTTGCCTACAAAAATACCGATCTCGATGATTTTATGACGGAACTGGGCAAGGCCGCAGGAAAAGACCTAAGCCAGTGGACCCAGGATTGGTTATACCAGCCGGGCTTGAACACCATAGAAGCCAGCTATCAATGTGAACACGGCAAAATATCCTCCTTTACCCTGGAGCAAAGCGCTCCTAAAACCTACCCGACCCTGCGCGAGCAAAGGGTACAGGTGGGTCTGTATAACTTCCGGCAAAATACCATGGCGCTCACGGACAAAATCGCCGTCACCTACAAAGGCAAATCCACCTCAGTCGACGATGCCATAGGTAAAGCCTGCCCGGACCTGGTGTACCCCAACGAAGGAGACTGGGGTTATGTCAGGGTCAACCTGGATGCCAAATCTTTAGCCGCCGCCAAACAACACATCAATGCCCTGGACAATGCCACCATGCGCATCATGTTATGGCAAAGCCTGTTTGACAGTGTCCGGGATGCCAAGCTCTCGGCCGCAGATTTTGTCGATTTTGCCCTGGAAAACATTCAAGGAGAAAAAGATCATAATGTCAGCCGCAAAATTGCCTCCAGCCTGACCTCGACCTTGCGTTACCTGGATATGCTCACCTATCAGGGGCGCCACGACTATAGCGACAAACACAACCAAGTAGCTGACACCTATTATCAATTGCTCAGCCAGGCCGAAGCCGGCTCGGATGCGCAAAAACTATGGTACAGCCGCTTTGTTTCCGTGGCCAATTCCCCCAAGCACCTGGCAATCCTGGCAGATATTCTGGATAACAAACTGAGTTTTGACGGTTTGCCTATAGATCAGGACAAACGCTGGACCTTAGTCGCACAACTTAACCGCTACCAGTTCGCCGACTATCAGCAGAGACTGACGGCAGAAACGGCACAGGATAACAGCGATACCGGCGTCAACTACGGCTTGTACGCCCGGGTACAGCGCCCACAGGAAAAAATTAAGACAGAATGGTTCGACACCCTAATCAATAATCCGCAGCAGTTAAAGCTTGCCCGCCTGCGCTATATCATGGCCGGCTTATTCCCGGCTGAGCAACAGGCATTAAAAACGCCTTACCGTGAGAGAATAGTCGGTAAGCTCAGGGCATTAAACGATGCAGGCAATATCGGGTTATTAAACTCTTTTGCCCGCATGATGCTGCCGGAGCAATGTACTTCTGACAATGAGACCTTCCTAGCAGGTTTGGTAAAAGATTCCGGTCATATGAAAGCCGTGGCATTAAAAAACATCAGGGCCAGCCACCAGCAGGTTAACCGCTGTAATAAAATATTGGCCTTAGTTGAGAAATCAACGTAA